One part of the Sulfolobus tengchongensis genome encodes these proteins:
- a CDS encoding NDP-sugar synthase, whose translation MANWDLSDIKVIIPIGGEATRLRPLTIETSKAAVRLLNRPLIEYTILELAKQGIKEFIFGVRGYVNYRSLFDLFKEGIGFSARYKIKPRVHFKYQPRVDSIGNADSVRINVEYYDINEPIIVVQGDNIFKLDVNKALEFHESKGALMTIVLKEYEGDLSEFGVADVTESYAIKKFVEKPKRKEEAPSNLINTGIYILSPEIRKILRSNDIMEMYKMGKMDFGKDFIPYLINKGYPVYGYPMKEIWFDIGTPERYLDAMITLLRTLPDSEIGGKRIDPNRRIFVQGASPDSRKRRREIQRKFKQGLIKMEGDILIGRHCQIGNDTYIEESNIDNFTILGKGVKIIRSAIMDRGYIGDYAYIENSIIARHVEIRSSLDRPVRIINSVIADDVVIGEGSEIINSRIYPHKIINSGSKIHDTILT comes from the coding sequence ATGGCAAATTGGGATTTATCAGATATAAAGGTTATAATACCAATAGGCGGTGAAGCGACTAGATTACGTCCGTTGACTATAGAAACCTCTAAGGCTGCAGTGAGATTGCTCAACAGGCCACTTATAGAATATACAATATTAGAATTAGCCAAGCAAGGTATTAAGGAGTTCATCTTTGGTGTAAGGGGGTATGTAAACTATAGATCACTGTTCGACCTATTTAAGGAGGGTATAGGATTTTCAGCTAGATATAAAATAAAGCCTAGGGTTCATTTTAAGTATCAACCCAGAGTTGATAGTATCGGTAATGCAGATTCCGTGAGGATAAACGTAGAGTATTATGATATTAACGAACCTATTATAGTGGTTCAAGGGGACAATATCTTTAAGTTAGATGTAAATAAGGCATTGGAGTTTCATGAGTCTAAAGGCGCATTGATGACTATAGTGTTGAAAGAATATGAAGGAGATTTAAGCGAATTCGGTGTAGCTGACGTAACTGAGAGTTATGCTATAAAGAAATTTGTCGAAAAACCTAAAAGGAAAGAAGAGGCTCCCTCTAATCTGATAAATACTGGAATTTACATATTGTCACCAGAAATAAGAAAGATATTGAGAAGTAATGATATAATGGAAATGTATAAAATGGGTAAAATGGATTTTGGGAAAGACTTTATTCCATATTTAATAAATAAAGGCTATCCAGTTTACGGATATCCTATGAAGGAAATATGGTTCGATATAGGCACGCCAGAGAGATACCTAGATGCGATGATTACACTATTACGTACGTTGCCAGATTCAGAGATTGGAGGTAAAAGAATAGATCCAAATAGACGTATATTTGTACAAGGCGCAAGTCCAGACTCCAGAAAAAGGAGACGAGAGATTCAGAGGAAATTTAAACAAGGCCTTATTAAAATGGAGGGTGACATACTTATAGGTAGACATTGCCAGATAGGTAACGATACTTATATAGAAGAATCTAATATAGATAACTTTACCATATTGGGGAAGGGTGTGAAAATAATAAGAAGCGCAATCATGGATAGGGGCTATATTGGTGATTATGCATATATTGAAAATTCCATCATAGCTAGACATGTAGAAATAAGGTCTAGCCTAGATAGACCAGTTAGGATAATAAATAGTGTAATAGCAGATGATGTAGTAATAGGTGAAGGTAGTGAGATTATAAATTCACGAATCTACCCGCATAAAATTATAAATTCTGGTAGTAAGATCCATGATACAATATTAACATAA
- a CDS encoding glycoside hydrolase family 15 protein — protein sequence MRVSSIGNGRLLINFDEKGRIVDIYYPYIGMENQTSGNPIRIAIWDIEKNILSLDDEWNTSISYLDDANVVEIRSEIKKLGLSLLSYNFVDVDEPIYYSIIRLVNNTNIQKNVKMFFIHDINLYSNPFGDTAFYDPSTFSIIHYKSKRYLGFKAFTSTSSFSEYNIGKGDLIGDIYDGHLGLSGIDNGDVNSSLGIELRIEPNSFSKIYYLIAADRNLEDLRQKIRKINFATVETSFTLAYMFWRNWLKKNRLKNDHLIQDIKRIYDVSLLVIRNHMDINGSIIASSDFSFVKLYGDSYQYCWPRDAAIAAYALDLAGYKELALKHFEFISNLVSSEGFLYHKYNPNTTLASSWHPWFYKGKRIYPIQEDETALEVWAIASHYEKYEDIDEIASIYKKFVRPALRFMVSFMEEGLPKPSFDLWEERYGIHIYTISTVYGALTKGAKLAQDIGDEILSEDLVDTASLLKEMTLKRMVYNGRFIRRIDEENNPDLIVDASLYSPFFFGLVDANDKIMINTINEIENKLKVNGGIIRYENDMYQRRKKEPNPWLITTLWIAEYYASINDKIKANEYIKWVTNRALPTGFLPEQVDPETFEPTSVTPLVWSHAEFLIAINKLLS from the coding sequence ATGAGAGTTTCTTCGATAGGAAATGGTAGGCTTTTGATTAATTTTGATGAAAAGGGAAGAATAGTTGACATTTATTATCCTTATATAGGAATGGAAAATCAGACTTCCGGAAATCCAATCAGAATTGCAATTTGGGATATTGAAAAAAATATATTGTCCTTAGATGACGAGTGGAACACAAGTATATCATACTTAGATGACGCTAATGTAGTTGAAATTAGGAGTGAGATTAAAAAACTAGGCTTGTCTCTCCTTTCCTACAATTTTGTAGATGTAGATGAGCCAATATATTACTCTATCATAAGGCTAGTAAATAATACAAATATTCAAAAAAATGTGAAAATGTTCTTCATACATGATATAAATTTATATTCGAATCCTTTCGGAGATACCGCATTCTATGATCCATCAACTTTCTCAATAATTCATTACAAGTCTAAGCGATATTTGGGATTTAAAGCATTTACAAGTACTTCATCCTTCTCGGAGTATAATATAGGGAAAGGTGATCTAATTGGAGACATTTACGATGGACACTTAGGCCTTAGTGGAATAGATAATGGAGACGTCAATTCAAGTTTAGGTATTGAGTTAAGAATTGAACCTAATTCCTTTTCAAAAATATATTATTTAATTGCGGCAGATAGAAATTTAGAAGATTTAAGGCAAAAAATAAGAAAAATAAACTTTGCAACTGTAGAGACTTCATTTACGCTAGCCTATATGTTTTGGAGAAATTGGTTAAAGAAGAATAGATTAAAAAATGATCATTTGATTCAAGATATTAAAAGGATATACGACGTTAGCTTACTCGTGATAAGAAATCACATGGATATTAACGGTTCGATAATAGCCTCTTCAGATTTTTCCTTCGTGAAGCTTTATGGAGATTCATATCAATACTGTTGGCCAAGAGATGCAGCGATAGCAGCTTATGCGCTAGATCTTGCCGGGTATAAGGAATTAGCCTTGAAACATTTTGAGTTTATCTCGAACTTAGTTAGCTCAGAAGGTTTTCTTTATCATAAATATAATCCCAATACAACTCTTGCCAGTTCTTGGCATCCTTGGTTTTATAAGGGAAAGAGAATATATCCAATTCAAGAAGATGAAACGGCATTAGAAGTTTGGGCAATTGCAAGCCATTATGAAAAATATGAGGATATAGACGAGATAGCTTCTATCTATAAGAAATTCGTTAGACCAGCTTTAAGGTTCATGGTATCATTTATGGAGGAAGGATTGCCAAAGCCATCTTTTGATTTATGGGAAGAAAGATATGGTATCCACATTTATACGATCTCTACAGTTTATGGCGCGTTAACTAAAGGTGCAAAGTTAGCTCAAGATATAGGGGATGAAATCTTAAGTGAAGACTTAGTTGACACTGCGAGTCTATTGAAAGAAATGACTTTAAAAAGGATGGTTTATAATGGGAGGTTCATTAGAAGGATAGACGAAGAAAACAATCCAGATTTGATAGTAGATGCCAGCCTTTATTCACCATTCTTTTTTGGCCTTGTAGATGCTAATGATAAAATTATGATAAATACTATAAATGAAATTGAAAATAAGCTGAAGGTAAATGGAGGTATAATAAGATATGAAAATGACATGTATCAAAGAAGAAAAAAGGAACCAAATCCTTGGTTAATTACTACGTTATGGATAGCCGAATATTATGCATCGATTAATGATAAAATTAAGGCAAACGAATATATAAAGTGGGTAACCAATAGGGCATTACCAACCGGCTTTTTACCCGAGCAAGTAGATCCAGAAACCTTTGAACCTACTTCTGTTACACCTTTAGTTTGGTCTCACGCGGAATTCTTAATAGCAATTAATAAGCTTTTAAGTTAA
- a CDS encoding amylo-alpha-1,6-glucosidase, with protein MFTLDQCEENEWVLPTRTGGYASSTICGINARTYHGYLVVPLNPPHHRFLVLSKIEDFLLINGDEYPMSTNHYPNVYYPDGYKYLTNVNKNSNNKVVWHYDFGYSQVDKTLIVHKGYNAITVTYNATKGKFKICPFITFRSHHIAKKAQNEFFTYELLSPNIVRIFYDGKRILNMEFFENFKLIETNYWYYNFIYKLDQELGNNYIEDLYNPFCVISSSNRFSVIAYYDERPKEIKGEENEHFDILRMLSVAGKDFVVKGKNGWAIIAGYHWFDEWGRDTFVSLEGLLLIDKQYDIAKDIILRYLSLEDKGMLPNNFISYNGEPVYRGVDVSLWAINAIYKTYLYTGDKEFIRKVFNTVLDIVDWYSKGNGIVYNIDNLIFHKGAPRTWMDASYDSRIVTPREGSAVEINALWYNALKITEFLAKELGDNGEGFAEKAEKVKKSFIERFISRNGLYDYIDWDMRPDDSIRPNQILAISLPFPIIDNKHLALNVLSTVENKLLRQYGLSTLSRDNPSYKPVYKGDRKSRDEAYHNGPIWPWLLGAYIDAKLRLESNVIELKLLLEYFNPLLSHATKNQGYIPEIFDDIPPYKPRGCIAQAWSNAEVYRAIVNLSKL; from the coding sequence ATGTTTACCTTAGACCAATGTGAGGAGAACGAGTGGGTTCTGCCAACTAGAACAGGTGGTTATGCATCATCAACAATATGTGGAATTAACGCTAGAACATACCACGGTTATTTGGTAGTACCCTTAAATCCTCCTCATCATAGGTTTTTAGTTCTCTCGAAAATTGAGGATTTCCTATTAATTAATGGAGACGAATACCCAATGTCCACAAATCATTATCCTAACGTTTACTATCCAGACGGTTACAAATATTTGACTAATGTCAATAAAAATAGTAATAATAAAGTAGTTTGGCACTACGACTTTGGTTATTCACAAGTAGATAAAACTCTCATAGTTCATAAGGGCTATAACGCAATAACAGTGACCTATAATGCTACGAAGGGTAAGTTTAAGATATGTCCCTTCATTACTTTTAGAAGTCATCACATAGCTAAAAAGGCCCAAAATGAATTTTTCACTTATGAACTTTTATCTCCAAACATTGTTCGTATATTCTATGATGGTAAAAGAATTTTAAATATGGAATTCTTTGAGAATTTTAAATTGATTGAAACTAATTATTGGTATTATAATTTTATCTACAAATTAGATCAAGAGTTAGGTAATAACTATATAGAAGATTTATATAATCCATTTTGTGTGATATCCTCTTCAAACAGATTTTCTGTTATTGCGTATTATGATGAAAGGCCTAAAGAAATTAAAGGCGAAGAAAACGAACATTTCGACATTTTGAGAATGTTATCAGTTGCTGGAAAGGACTTCGTAGTTAAAGGTAAGAATGGCTGGGCAATTATCGCCGGTTATCATTGGTTTGATGAATGGGGGAGGGACACTTTTGTATCTTTAGAAGGGCTATTATTAATAGACAAACAATATGATATCGCAAAAGACATAATCTTAAGGTATCTTAGCCTTGAAGATAAAGGAATGCTACCTAACAACTTCATCAGCTATAACGGCGAGCCAGTTTATAGGGGTGTTGATGTTTCGCTTTGGGCTATAAACGCTATTTACAAAACTTACCTTTACACTGGCGATAAGGAATTCATAAGAAAAGTGTTCAACACAGTGTTAGATATCGTTGACTGGTATTCTAAAGGAAATGGGATAGTCTATAATATCGACAATCTCATCTTTCATAAAGGCGCTCCTAGGACATGGATGGACGCATCTTATGATAGTAGGATTGTAACTCCCAGGGAAGGAAGTGCAGTTGAGATAAATGCTTTGTGGTATAACGCATTGAAAATTACGGAATTTTTAGCGAAGGAATTGGGTGATAATGGTGAAGGATTTGCAGAAAAAGCGGAAAAGGTTAAGAAATCATTTATAGAGAGATTTATTTCACGAAATGGTCTTTACGATTATATAGATTGGGATATGAGACCTGATGATAGTATAAGGCCAAACCAAATCCTTGCAATCTCTCTCCCCTTTCCAATAATTGATAATAAGCACTTAGCGTTAAATGTACTCTCAACAGTGGAAAATAAGCTTCTCAGACAATACGGTTTGAGCACTTTAAGCAGAGATAACCCGAGTTACAAGCCAGTATACAAGGGAGACAGAAAAAGTAGAGATGAAGCTTATCACAATGGCCCCATATGGCCTTGGTTATTAGGAGCGTATATTGATGCTAAGTTGCGATTAGAAAGTAACGTAATAGAACTTAAACTTCTCCTAGAGTATTTTAACCCACTACTCTCACACGCGACTAAAAATCAAGGATATATTCCAGAAATATTTGACGATATTCCTCCATACAAGCCAAGAGGATGTATAGCTCAAGCTTGGAGTAATGCAGAAGTATATAGAGCGATCGTAAACTTATCTAAACTTTAA
- a CDS encoding MFS transporter: MKSRILTLTSISHFINDGNSWFFPITFTFLITYLGLTKLIIGILSGVFFFGVSALTSPLVSRVADKTNNYSGIMGIGILLWGISLILFGFSLQLRLLPLIFLAVGLAGFASTFYHPLGAAMLSITYKGSAGFALGINGSMGSLGRAIYPTLTLGLFALLHRNMVIDSIILGIVSIVAAIPSLIFKITISKEDPKPIQQQSASRSTLSVIIILTITAFLRSVFGQGISQFLPTLLVENYGYSYNVNLGEIISIALAAAIVGQPLLGLLSDRIGRRLIYGISTLGAGLAMLSFLIIPNVSLLALFGFFNFSAFPLMLSIVGDFVPRNSSGFANSLVWGLGVTGGGAVGPIIVGAISQVTNLVFASEIVTIMAFIAAGLVLLIPKPPKRSKVPLFG, from the coding sequence ATGAAATCTAGGATATTAACCTTAACTTCAATATCTCATTTCATTAACGACGGAAATAGTTGGTTCTTTCCCATCACCTTCACTTTCCTAATAACTTACCTAGGCCTAACTAAGCTAATAATTGGTATATTATCAGGAGTATTCTTCTTCGGCGTATCAGCCTTAACCTCACCACTAGTGTCAAGGGTAGCTGATAAGACCAACAATTACTCTGGAATAATGGGAATAGGAATATTGCTATGGGGAATTAGCTTAATACTATTTGGTTTTTCACTTCAACTTCGCTTATTGCCGCTAATATTCCTAGCAGTTGGGCTTGCGGGATTTGCTTCAACATTTTATCATCCATTAGGTGCGGCTATGCTTTCAATAACCTATAAGGGAAGCGCAGGATTTGCACTAGGAATAAACGGATCTATGGGTAGCCTTGGAAGAGCAATATATCCAACACTAACTTTAGGGTTATTTGCTCTACTCCATAGAAATATGGTTATAGATTCCATAATATTAGGAATAGTATCAATAGTTGCAGCAATTCCATCATTGATATTTAAAATTACAATATCAAAGGAAGATCCTAAGCCTATACAGCAACAATCTGCCAGTAGAAGCACACTATCTGTAATAATAATTCTTACAATAACTGCATTTTTAAGAAGTGTATTTGGCCAAGGTATATCACAATTCTTACCTACGCTATTAGTTGAAAATTATGGCTATTCTTATAACGTTAATTTAGGTGAGATAATAAGTATAGCATTAGCGGCAGCTATAGTAGGGCAACCACTATTGGGTTTACTATCGGATAGAATTGGAAGAAGATTAATTTACGGAATCTCCACATTAGGGGCTGGTTTAGCTATGTTGAGCTTTTTAATAATACCTAATGTAAGCTTATTGGCACTCTTCGGCTTCTTCAACTTCAGCGCATTTCCTTTAATGTTATCAATAGTTGGGGATTTTGTACCTAGAAATTCCTCTGGATTCGCCAACTCTCTAGTCTGGGGGCTGGGGGTTACAGGAGGTGGTGCCGTAGGCCCAATAATTGTAGGTGCTATATCACAAGTTACGAATCTAGTTTTTGCCAGTGAAATTGTTACAATAATGGCATTTATTGCTGCTGGTTTAGTGTTGCTAATTCCTAAACCACCAAAGAGAAGTAAAGTTCCATTATTTGGATAA
- a CDS encoding PadR family transcriptional regulator — protein sequence MARRTEKILGGVITLIILKSLIEEPRHGYELEKIVLEKLDYRLPEGSIYVILKNMTKRGLIASQKAKNSKGQEIKKYHITEKGKDFLMSHEKPLIAVRKVIDELIEFIIEEKQRANPQ from the coding sequence ATGGCTAGAAGAACAGAAAAAATACTTGGTGGTGTAATAACCCTTATCATTCTTAAATCCCTAATAGAGGAACCAAGACATGGTTATGAGTTAGAAAAGATAGTTCTTGAGAAACTGGATTATAGATTACCTGAGGGTTCAATATACGTCATACTCAAGAATATGACAAAAAGGGGATTAATTGCTTCTCAAAAAGCTAAAAATAGTAAAGGACAAGAAATAAAGAAATATCATATAACTGAAAAAGGTAAAGATTTTCTCATGTCTCATGAGAAACCTCTAATAGCAGTAAGAAAAGTTATAGATGAATTAATAGAATTTATCATTGAAGAAAAACAGAGAGCAAACCCTCAATGA
- a CDS encoding DUF302 domain-containing protein — protein sequence MLVIRECRLSFDECVERLINAIKNSGAEIFAIIDHSENAKKVGLNLDPTKVIYFGNPKVGTLLMFENRSIAYELPLRFLVWFENGITRIGYKRPSEIGREYNISDNKKEILEKMDKFIEGLLSVFLQ from the coding sequence ATGCTTGTGATCAGAGAGTGCCGATTAAGCTTCGATGAGTGTGTGGAAAGACTTATAAATGCGATAAAGAATAGTGGAGCTGAAATTTTCGCTATTATTGATCATTCTGAGAATGCTAAAAAGGTAGGACTTAATTTGGATCCAACAAAGGTGATTTATTTTGGAAATCCTAAAGTTGGTACACTTTTAATGTTTGAAAATAGAAGCATCGCATATGAGTTACCGTTAAGGTTTCTAGTATGGTTCGAGAATGGTATTACAAGGATAGGGTATAAGAGACCCAGCGAAATAGGTAGAGAGTACAATATATCTGATAATAAGAAGGAGATCTTAGAGAAAATGGATAAGTTCATTGAGGGTTTGCTCTCTGTTTTTCTTCAATGA
- the nadC gene encoding carboxylating nicotinate-nucleotide diphosphorylase, which translates to MIDWVYVKRMIDYLEEDLIPEDITSKYLEGMRARGYVKCKDQGILAGNRFILPFLKYLNFNIIASIKDGSEVKRNDVILVFDGDASNVLSVERFVLNFIGRLSGIATITNLMVKKAKEVDPHVRIAGTRKTTPGFRIFEKYAIELGGGDPHRYNLYDAVLIKDNHISLYGDLEGLVKKIKNEVSFTKVVEVEVSSYEDAIRAYQAGADAILLDNMRPHEIIPIVNELKGKIILEASGGITPDNVKEYAKTGVDVISSGYITHSSRSLDFSLDVEKFG; encoded by the coding sequence TTGATTGATTGGGTTTACGTTAAAAGGATGATTGACTATCTTGAAGAAGATTTAATCCCGGAAGATATAACTTCAAAATACTTAGAGGGAATGCGAGCTAGAGGATACGTCAAATGTAAAGATCAAGGAATATTAGCAGGTAATAGATTTATTTTGCCTTTTCTAAAATATCTGAATTTTAATATAATTGCTAGCATTAAGGATGGTAGTGAAGTTAAGAGAAATGACGTGATCCTAGTCTTTGATGGCGATGCTAGTAATGTATTAAGTGTGGAAAGGTTTGTTCTGAATTTTATTGGTAGACTTTCTGGAATTGCAACCATTACTAATCTAATGGTTAAGAAAGCTAAAGAGGTAGATCCCCATGTAAGGATAGCCGGTACTAGAAAAACCACACCTGGATTTAGAATTTTCGAGAAATACGCTATAGAATTAGGTGGAGGTGATCCTCATAGATATAATTTATACGATGCGGTCTTGATAAAGGATAATCACATATCACTATACGGAGATTTAGAGGGTTTAGTAAAAAAGATAAAGAACGAGGTCTCTTTTACTAAAGTCGTTGAAGTTGAGGTATCATCATATGAAGACGCAATAAGGGCATATCAAGCCGGAGCTGACGCCATACTACTAGATAATATGAGACCTCATGAGATCATTCCTATTGTAAATGAGCTTAAAGGAAAGATTATCTTAGAAGCATCGGGAGGGATAACTCCTGACAACGTTAAAGAGTACGCTAAAACTGGTGTAGATGTGATATCTAGCGGGTATATTACACATAGCTCTAGGTCGTTAGACTTCTCATTAGACGTGGAGAAATTTGGGTAA
- a CDS encoding L-aspartate oxidase, translated as MIYIFGSGVAGLSAGISLRKAGYKVTIISKKIRSGSSYWAKGGIAVATSADDSPDLHAQDTIRVGDGLCDVKVVNYVTHEIRNVISTLEEWGFIFDSDLRLEGGHSKRRVLHKTDETGRELTNFLLNLALKESVNIIEDRLLGLRTKDGRITGFVTEKRGVIDADKVILATGGYGYLFKFTSNPDTNLGEGIAIAFKAGALVSDMEFIQFHPTIGFFGNEPYLLTETLRGEGAILVNDKGERFAFQYDARGELASRDILSRAIYDQYQKGHKVYMDLSQIGSFEKKFPILSRYVEKYGKKIQVFPGAHFTIGGIRVNLRGESNIKGLYAIGEVSDTGLHGANRLASNSLAQNLVYGINIPQYIDRWEGLEVDDFMKIERIRVKSGVRLTIEEIRENNWNYLGIIRNAEGLSKLISIYENADTISNTPESFASLISLLASKSAFLRTESRGVHYRDDFPLKTWKDGKRIYFRMVS; from the coding sequence ATGATCTACATCTTTGGAAGTGGCGTAGCTGGACTGAGCGCTGGAATATCATTACGTAAAGCTGGATATAAAGTAACGATAATTTCCAAAAAAATCAGATCAGGTTCGAGCTACTGGGCTAAGGGTGGAATTGCCGTAGCGACTAGTGCTGACGATTCTCCAGATCTTCACGCTCAAGATACCATAAGAGTTGGTGATGGTCTATGTGACGTAAAAGTAGTCAATTATGTTACCCATGAAATACGTAATGTGATCTCGACTCTTGAAGAGTGGGGGTTTATTTTCGATAGCGATTTGAGATTGGAAGGAGGTCATTCTAAGAGAAGAGTTCTACATAAGACTGATGAAACTGGAAGAGAACTTACTAACTTTCTCTTAAATTTAGCATTAAAGGAAAGTGTTAACATTATTGAAGATAGGTTATTGGGGTTAAGAACTAAAGATGGAAGGATAACTGGATTCGTTACTGAGAAAAGAGGAGTCATAGATGCTGATAAAGTGATTTTAGCCACTGGCGGATATGGGTATCTCTTCAAGTTTACTTCGAATCCAGATACGAACTTAGGTGAGGGGATAGCAATTGCCTTTAAGGCTGGTGCTTTAGTTTCAGACATGGAATTTATTCAATTCCATCCAACTATAGGGTTCTTCGGAAACGAACCATATCTGTTGACTGAGACGTTAAGGGGTGAAGGAGCGATACTGGTAAATGATAAGGGAGAGAGGTTTGCCTTTCAGTATGATGCTAGAGGTGAACTTGCCTCCAGAGATATCTTAAGTAGAGCAATTTATGATCAGTATCAGAAAGGGCATAAGGTTTACATGGACCTTTCACAAATTGGGAGTTTTGAGAAAAAATTCCCAATTTTAAGCAGATATGTAGAAAAATACGGGAAGAAGATTCAGGTTTTTCCAGGAGCTCATTTTACAATAGGTGGAATTAGGGTAAATTTGAGGGGAGAAAGTAATATTAAAGGGCTTTACGCAATAGGTGAGGTTTCAGATACTGGTTTGCATGGTGCAAATAGATTGGCTAGCAATTCCTTAGCTCAAAATTTAGTTTACGGCATTAATATACCTCAATATATTGATAGATGGGAAGGGTTAGAAGTAGACGATTTCATGAAGATTGAGAGAATAAGAGTAAAAAGTGGGGTTAGATTAACCATAGAGGAGATTAGAGAAAATAATTGGAATTATCTGGGAATTATTAGAAATGCTGAGGGCTTATCAAAGTTAATTAGTATTTATGAAAATGCTGATACAATTTCAAATACTCCAGAATCCTTTGCGTCCCTAATATCATTATTAGCCTCTAAATCAGCGTTTTTGAGAACTGAGAGTAGAGGTGTACATTATAGAGATGACTTCCCTCTTAAAACGTGGAAAGATGGCAAGAGAATATACTTTAGGATGGTGAGCTAA
- the nadA gene encoding quinolinate synthase NadA, with protein sequence MGKIEEIINQIKRLKKEKNAIILGHNYMDYSIQLVSDFTGDSYDLALKAMKTNTDIIVFAGVYFMAEQASALNPDKKVLSPDPNAGCSLSDSLDVKTLKQYKEMYPHAPIVLYINTSIYVKALADYIVTSSTAVKVVQKLNANTILFGPDANLANYIQQKVPHKRIIKVPPNGRCVVHANYTRQLVELARRKYPNAILISHPESPLEVLEASDFVGSTNQMIQYAKQSPYNEFIVATEIGMINALQINVPNKRFYPLVTTEACACARCPYMNMITLEKVKKSLEEEIYEVKVPQEIAQKAKEAFERTVKLLES encoded by the coding sequence ATGGGTAAAATCGAGGAGATAATAAATCAGATAAAGAGATTAAAAAAGGAAAAGAATGCAATAATCTTAGGGCATAACTACATGGATTATTCAATACAATTAGTATCTGACTTTACTGGAGATTCTTATGATTTAGCGTTAAAGGCGATGAAGACAAACACCGACATCATCGTATTTGCTGGAGTATACTTTATGGCTGAACAAGCATCTGCATTAAACCCAGACAAGAAAGTACTATCACCGGATCCTAATGCAGGTTGTTCTTTATCAGACTCATTAGATGTCAAGACATTAAAACAATATAAGGAAATGTACCCACATGCACCAATAGTACTTTACATTAATACTAGCATTTACGTCAAAGCTTTAGCTGATTACATTGTTACTTCATCAACAGCAGTAAAAGTAGTACAAAAACTAAATGCAAATACTATACTATTTGGACCAGACGCAAATCTAGCTAACTACATCCAACAAAAAGTTCCTCATAAGAGAATAATTAAAGTACCTCCTAATGGCAGGTGCGTAGTACACGCAAACTATACTAGACAATTAGTTGAACTTGCGAGAAGGAAATATCCAAATGCAATTCTAATTTCGCATCCCGAATCGCCCTTAGAAGTCTTAGAGGCCTCAGATTTCGTAGGTTCAACAAATCAGATGATACAGTATGCAAAACAATCTCCTTATAACGAATTCATAGTCGCAACTGAAATAGGAATGATAAACGCGTTACAGATTAACGTACCTAATAAGAGATTTTACCCCCTAGTAACTACTGAAGCTTGTGCATGTGCGAGATGTCCCTATATGAATATGATAACGTTAGAGAAAGTAAAGAAATCCTTAGAAGAGGAAATCTATGAAGTAAAAGTACCACAAGAAATTGCGCAGAAAGCGAAAGAAGCCTTTGAGAGAACTGTGAAACTACTTGAAAGTTAA
- a CDS encoding type II toxin-antitoxin system VapC family toxin, whose product MKILVDTSALIEFMKGNEKAKESMFNADKIYVSSLSLFELLIGRVVKKDILDFISSFDGVLPLTKRDSVTASSIYKELKDSGKLIGLVDILIASQAINRKLAILTKDKDFEKIREVNIFLI is encoded by the coding sequence ATGAAGATCTTAGTAGACACGTCAGCTCTCATTGAGTTCATGAAAGGTAATGAAAAGGCAAAAGAGTCAATGTTTAACGCTGATAAGATTTATGTGAGTTCCTTATCTCTTTTCGAGCTACTAATAGGCAGAGTAGTCAAAAAAGATATACTAGACTTCATTTCCTCATTTGACGGAGTACTTCCCTTAACAAAAAGGGATAGTGTAACGGCCTCATCGATATATAAGGAGTTAAAGGATAGTGGAAAGTTAATAGGGCTAGTGGATATACTAATAGCATCTCAAGCGATAAATAGAAAATTGGCCATCTTAACAAAGGATAAGGATTTCGAAAAAATAAGGGAAGTTAACATATTTTTAATTTGA
- a CDS encoding antitoxin VapB family protein: protein MKTIMIRDDIYKKLVEIKGEKSFSAIIDELIKESREVRNRRLMRFFGILKEGEAEQIEEEIKRNREELNEDLSRHVSSH, encoded by the coding sequence ATGAAAACGATTATGATTCGTGATGATATTTATAAAAAACTTGTGGAGATAAAAGGTGAAAAAAGCTTTAGTGCGATTATCGATGAGTTAATCAAGGAGTCTAGGGAGGTTAGAAATAGAAGGCTAATGAGGTTTTTTGGCATATTAAAAGAAGGAGAAGCTGAACAAATAGAGGAGGAAATTAAGAGAAATAGGGAAGAGTTAAATGAAGATCTTAGTAGACACGTCAGCTCTCATTGA